The following coding sequences lie in one Monomorium pharaonis isolate MP-MQ-018 chromosome 1, ASM1337386v2, whole genome shotgun sequence genomic window:
- the LOC118646702 gene encoding branchpoint-bridging protein-like translates to MQHEQTLSNNIMAANKEILLMDTEDDEIIAYAASQIEKLHVAQSKSHADTSAPPPASSLPPPTTTMTMGPPPLLPSTTSVLPTTSVPPPSAPTTTMDPPPPPPSTTSVPPTTSVPTLPPPPTTPISSIPLPMPTTSISPTTLASPTWWTPYGPYPYAWPYSWGFVPPPPPPPPPPPPPPPPSPSPQSSQQMTKRKKKIIIY, encoded by the exons ATGCAACACGAACAGACCCTAAGTAATAACATTATGGCGGCAAACAAGGAAATTCT aTTGATGGACACGGAAGATGATGAAATAATAGCCTATGCAGCTTCTCAAATTGAGAAGCTGCATGTGGCACAATCCAAATCACACGCGGATACATCGGCCCCGCCACCGGCGTCGTCGCTGCCAccaccgacgacgacgatgacaatgGGTCCCCCACCACTGCTGCCGTCGACAACGTCGGTCCTTCCGACGACGTCGGTCCCACCACCGTCGGCGCCGACAACGACAATGGACCccccaccaccgccgccgtcgacTACGTCGGTCCCTCCGACGACGTCGGTCCCAACATTGCCACCGCCGCCGACAACACCGATCTCGTCGATCCCGCTGCCGATGCCGACGACATCGATCTCGCCGACGACGCTAGCCTCGCCGACATGGTGGACTCCGTACGGTCCATACCCATACGCATGGCCATATTCATGGGGATTTGTACccccaccaccaccaccaccaccaccaccaccaccaccaccaccaccatcaccatcACCGCAATCGTCACAGCAAATGACAaaacgtaagaaaaaaattatcatttattaa
- the LOC118646710 gene encoding uncharacterized protein LOC118646710 — MDDADDEIIMAAADKTKIAALEKKLHKITQKLSSANVNDQDKDDSDNDVIMEPADEHTRIAALEAALNKLMEKLNEPSRLQTPPQEVQPSGSSPQQRNEQPSEPNPQPETETQSSSKKSSPQSQEPLQERDKNIPRRWEKSFRKKRRLNEWRGRGGQGGRGGRGRGLSKYFYFNIH, encoded by the exons atggaCGACGCCGATGACGAGAT tatCATGGCAGCCGCCGACAAAACGAAAATCGCGGCCCTGGAGAAGAAATTACATAAGATAACCCAAAAACTATCTTCCGCAAATGTAAATGATCAAGATAAGGACGACTCCGACAACGATGT tattatggAACCTGCTGATGAACATACAAGAATCGCGGCCCTGGAGGCCGCACTGAATAAACTGATGGAAAAATTAAACGAACCATCGAGACTGCAAACCCCACCACAAGAGGTACAACCGAGTGGGTCGTCCCCACAGCAACGGAACGAGCAACCCAGCGAGCCGAACCCACAGCCAGAAACAGAGACACAGTCGTCGAGCAAAAAATCGAGCCCACAGTCGCAAGAACCATTACAAGAGCgggataaaaatatac CGCGACGCTGGGAAAAGAGTTTTCGCAAAAAACGCAGATTAAATGAATGGCGTGGACGAGGTGGACAAGGCGGACGAGGTGGACGAGGCAGAGGGTTATccaaatacttttattttaacattcattaa